A stretch of Plectropomus leopardus isolate mb chromosome 24, YSFRI_Pleo_2.0, whole genome shotgun sequence DNA encodes these proteins:
- the arl13b gene encoding ADP-ribosylation factor-like protein 13B isoform X4, producing MFSLMANCCNWLKRWREPARKVTLVMVGLDNAGKTATVRGIQGDNPQDVAPTVGFSKVDLKQGKFEVTIFDLGGGKRIRGIWKNYYSESHGVVFVVDSSDVQRIQETRETMAEVLQHPRIAGKPVLVLANKQDQEGALAEADIIENLSLEKLVNENKCLCQIEPCSAVLGYGKKVDKSIKKGLKWLLNNIAKDYEAITERVQKDTAEQRALEDQDKKERAERVKRLRAERERQEQEEAEREGRQIQEEEPDDENMPSPFQPISNVISENEDKEKERRRQRELQEARTNSTKTDADQEEEEYEEEEEPEDTRQTPENSTSAATGEQDKKKTRKMHLKRKHRVDPLRTEDGPTESPTPPPPPASGV from the exons ATGTTTAGCCTGATGGCGAATTGCTGCAACTGGCTGAAACGCTGGCGAGAGCCTGCAAG GAAAGTGACTCTGGTCATGGTGGGACTGGATAATGCAGGGAAGACAGCCACAGTACGAGGAATCCAAGGAG ATAATCCTCAGGATGTAGCTCCGACGGTGGGTTTCTCCAAAGTTGACCTGAAGCAGGGCAAGTTCGAGGTGACCATTTTCGACTTAGGCGGAGGGAAGAGAATCCGAGGCATCTGGAAGAACTACTACTCAGAGTCACACGGCGTGGTGTTTGTGGTGGACTCCAGCGACGTCCAGAGGATCCAGGAGACGAGGGAGACGATGGCCGAGGTCCTCCAGCACCCACGAATCGCAGGGAAACCTGTCCTAGT GCTCGCTAACAAACAAGACCAAGAGGGAGCGCTGGCTGAAGCAGACATCATTGAGAACCTGTCGTTAGAGAAGCTCGTGAACGAGAACAAGTGTCTCTGTCAGATC GAGCCGTGCTCTGCTGTCCTCGGCTACGGCAAAAAGGTCGACAAGTCCATCAAGAAGGGCCTGAAGTGGCTCCTCAACAACATTGCCAAAGACTACGAGGCCATCACTGAGCGTGTGCAGAAGGACACGGCCGAGCAGCGCGCTCTGGAGGACCAGGACAAGAAGGAGAGGGCGGAGAGAGTGAAGCGGCTACGAGCGGAGAG AGAACGGCAGGAGCAGGAAGAGGCCGAACGCGAGGGCAGGCAGATCCAGGAGGAAGAGCCTGATGATGAAAACATGCCCAGCCCCTTTCAGCCAATCAGCAACGTCATCTCTGAG AACGaggacaaagaaaaggaaaggaggaggcaaagagagctgcaggaggccCGCACCAACAGCACGAAGACAGATGCTGatcaggaggaagaggagtatgaggaggaggaggagccagAAGACACGAGACAAACGCCGGAAAATTCCACTTCAG CCGCGACAGGGGAGCAAGACAAAAAGAAGACGAGGAAGATGCACCTGAAGAGGAAGCACAGGGTGGACCCGCTGAGGACGGAGGACGGGCCGACGGAGAGCCCCACACCTCCGCCTCCTCCAG CGAGCGGTGTGTAG
- the arl13b gene encoding ADP-ribosylation factor-like protein 13B isoform X3, giving the protein MFSLMANCCNWLKRWREPARKVTLVMVGLDNAGKTATVRGIQGDNPQDVAPTVGFSKVDLKQGKFEVTIFDLGGGKRIRGIWKNYYSESHGVVFVVDSSDVQRIQETRETMAEVLQHPRIAGKPVLVLANKQDQEGALAEADIIENLSLEKLVNENKCLCQIEPCSAVLGYGKKVDKSIKKGLKWLLNNIAKDYEAITERVQKDTAEQRALEDQDKKERAERVKRLRAERERQEQEEAEREGRQIQEEEPDDENMPSPFQPISNVISENEDKEKERRRQRELQEARTNSTKTDADQEEEEYEEEEEPEDTRQTPENSTSAATGEQDKKKTRKMHLKRKHRVDPLRTEDGPTESPTPPPPPVGWATPKVSRLPKLEPLGDSRHSASGV; this is encoded by the exons ATGTTTAGCCTGATGGCGAATTGCTGCAACTGGCTGAAACGCTGGCGAGAGCCTGCAAG GAAAGTGACTCTGGTCATGGTGGGACTGGATAATGCAGGGAAGACAGCCACAGTACGAGGAATCCAAGGAG ATAATCCTCAGGATGTAGCTCCGACGGTGGGTTTCTCCAAAGTTGACCTGAAGCAGGGCAAGTTCGAGGTGACCATTTTCGACTTAGGCGGAGGGAAGAGAATCCGAGGCATCTGGAAGAACTACTACTCAGAGTCACACGGCGTGGTGTTTGTGGTGGACTCCAGCGACGTCCAGAGGATCCAGGAGACGAGGGAGACGATGGCCGAGGTCCTCCAGCACCCACGAATCGCAGGGAAACCTGTCCTAGT GCTCGCTAACAAACAAGACCAAGAGGGAGCGCTGGCTGAAGCAGACATCATTGAGAACCTGTCGTTAGAGAAGCTCGTGAACGAGAACAAGTGTCTCTGTCAGATC GAGCCGTGCTCTGCTGTCCTCGGCTACGGCAAAAAGGTCGACAAGTCCATCAAGAAGGGCCTGAAGTGGCTCCTCAACAACATTGCCAAAGACTACGAGGCCATCACTGAGCGTGTGCAGAAGGACACGGCCGAGCAGCGCGCTCTGGAGGACCAGGACAAGAAGGAGAGGGCGGAGAGAGTGAAGCGGCTACGAGCGGAGAG AGAACGGCAGGAGCAGGAAGAGGCCGAACGCGAGGGCAGGCAGATCCAGGAGGAAGAGCCTGATGATGAAAACATGCCCAGCCCCTTTCAGCCAATCAGCAACGTCATCTCTGAG AACGaggacaaagaaaaggaaaggaggaggcaaagagagctgcaggaggccCGCACCAACAGCACGAAGACAGATGCTGatcaggaggaagaggagtatgaggaggaggaggagccagAAGACACGAGACAAACGCCGGAAAATTCCACTTCAG CCGCGACAGGGGAGCAAGACAAAAAGAAGACGAGGAAGATGCACCTGAAGAGGAAGCACAGGGTGGACCCGCTGAGGACGGAGGACGGGCCGACGGAGAGCCCCACACCTCCGCCTCCTCCAG tgggATGGGCCACGCCAAAGGTTTCTAGACTGCCAAAACTAGAACCACTCGGGGACTCGAGACATTCTG CGAGCGGTGTGTAG
- the arl13b gene encoding ADP-ribosylation factor-like protein 13B isoform X2 produces the protein MFSLMANCCNWLKRWREPARKVTLVMVGLDNAGKTATVRGIQGDNPQDVAPTVGFSKVDLKQGKFEVTIFDLGGGKRIRGIWKNYYSESHGVVFVVDSSDVQRIQETRETMAEVLQHPRIAGKPVLVLANKQDQEGALAEADIIENLSLEKLVNENKCLCQIEPCSAVLGYGKKVDKSIKKGLKWLLNNIAKDYEAITERVQKDTAEQRALEDQDKKERAERVKRLRAERERQEQEEAEREGRQIQEEEPDDENMPSPFQPISNVISENEDKEKERRRQRELQEARTNSTKTDADQEEEEYEEEEEPEDTRQTPENSTSAATGEQDKKKTRKMHLKRKHRVDPLRTEDGPTESPTPPPPPVGWATPKVSRLPKLEPLGDSRHSEFFKKPLPPLANRPRPNGDAHDVIF, from the exons ATGTTTAGCCTGATGGCGAATTGCTGCAACTGGCTGAAACGCTGGCGAGAGCCTGCAAG GAAAGTGACTCTGGTCATGGTGGGACTGGATAATGCAGGGAAGACAGCCACAGTACGAGGAATCCAAGGAG ATAATCCTCAGGATGTAGCTCCGACGGTGGGTTTCTCCAAAGTTGACCTGAAGCAGGGCAAGTTCGAGGTGACCATTTTCGACTTAGGCGGAGGGAAGAGAATCCGAGGCATCTGGAAGAACTACTACTCAGAGTCACACGGCGTGGTGTTTGTGGTGGACTCCAGCGACGTCCAGAGGATCCAGGAGACGAGGGAGACGATGGCCGAGGTCCTCCAGCACCCACGAATCGCAGGGAAACCTGTCCTAGT GCTCGCTAACAAACAAGACCAAGAGGGAGCGCTGGCTGAAGCAGACATCATTGAGAACCTGTCGTTAGAGAAGCTCGTGAACGAGAACAAGTGTCTCTGTCAGATC GAGCCGTGCTCTGCTGTCCTCGGCTACGGCAAAAAGGTCGACAAGTCCATCAAGAAGGGCCTGAAGTGGCTCCTCAACAACATTGCCAAAGACTACGAGGCCATCACTGAGCGTGTGCAGAAGGACACGGCCGAGCAGCGCGCTCTGGAGGACCAGGACAAGAAGGAGAGGGCGGAGAGAGTGAAGCGGCTACGAGCGGAGAG AGAACGGCAGGAGCAGGAAGAGGCCGAACGCGAGGGCAGGCAGATCCAGGAGGAAGAGCCTGATGATGAAAACATGCCCAGCCCCTTTCAGCCAATCAGCAACGTCATCTCTGAG AACGaggacaaagaaaaggaaaggaggaggcaaagagagctgcaggaggccCGCACCAACAGCACGAAGACAGATGCTGatcaggaggaagaggagtatgaggaggaggaggagccagAAGACACGAGACAAACGCCGGAAAATTCCACTTCAG CCGCGACAGGGGAGCAAGACAAAAAGAAGACGAGGAAGATGCACCTGAAGAGGAAGCACAGGGTGGACCCGCTGAGGACGGAGGACGGGCCGACGGAGAGCCCCACACCTCCGCCTCCTCCAG tgggATGGGCCACGCCAAAGGTTTCTAGACTGCCAAAACTAGAACCACTCGGGGACTCGAGACATTCTG AATTTTTCAAGAAGCCTCTCCCGCCTCTCGCGAACAGGCCGCGGCCTAACGGCGACGCTCATGACGTCATTTTCTaa
- the arl13b gene encoding ADP-ribosylation factor-like protein 13B isoform X1, translating to MFSLMANCCNWLKRWREPARKVTLVMVGLDNAGKTATVRGIQGDNPQDVAPTVGFSKVDLKQGKFEVTIFDLGGGKRIRGIWKNYYSESHGVVFVVDSSDVQRIQETRETMAEVLQHPRIAGKPVLVLANKQDQEGALAEADIIENLSLEKLVNENKCLCQIEPCSAVLGYGKKVDKSIKKGLKWLLNNIAKDYEAITERVQKDTAEQRALEDQDKKERAERVKRLRAERERQEQEEAEREGRQIQEEEPDDENMPSPFQPISNVISENEDKEKERRRQRELQEARTNSTKTDADQEEEEYEEEEEPEDTRQTPENSTSAATGEQDKKKTRKMHLKRKHRVDPLRTEDGPTESPTPPPPPVGWATPKVSRLPKLEPLGDSRHSGKDVRGVRSFFIPHSTFFKFMHYFLFVM from the exons ATGTTTAGCCTGATGGCGAATTGCTGCAACTGGCTGAAACGCTGGCGAGAGCCTGCAAG GAAAGTGACTCTGGTCATGGTGGGACTGGATAATGCAGGGAAGACAGCCACAGTACGAGGAATCCAAGGAG ATAATCCTCAGGATGTAGCTCCGACGGTGGGTTTCTCCAAAGTTGACCTGAAGCAGGGCAAGTTCGAGGTGACCATTTTCGACTTAGGCGGAGGGAAGAGAATCCGAGGCATCTGGAAGAACTACTACTCAGAGTCACACGGCGTGGTGTTTGTGGTGGACTCCAGCGACGTCCAGAGGATCCAGGAGACGAGGGAGACGATGGCCGAGGTCCTCCAGCACCCACGAATCGCAGGGAAACCTGTCCTAGT GCTCGCTAACAAACAAGACCAAGAGGGAGCGCTGGCTGAAGCAGACATCATTGAGAACCTGTCGTTAGAGAAGCTCGTGAACGAGAACAAGTGTCTCTGTCAGATC GAGCCGTGCTCTGCTGTCCTCGGCTACGGCAAAAAGGTCGACAAGTCCATCAAGAAGGGCCTGAAGTGGCTCCTCAACAACATTGCCAAAGACTACGAGGCCATCACTGAGCGTGTGCAGAAGGACACGGCCGAGCAGCGCGCTCTGGAGGACCAGGACAAGAAGGAGAGGGCGGAGAGAGTGAAGCGGCTACGAGCGGAGAG AGAACGGCAGGAGCAGGAAGAGGCCGAACGCGAGGGCAGGCAGATCCAGGAGGAAGAGCCTGATGATGAAAACATGCCCAGCCCCTTTCAGCCAATCAGCAACGTCATCTCTGAG AACGaggacaaagaaaaggaaaggaggaggcaaagagagctgcaggaggccCGCACCAACAGCACGAAGACAGATGCTGatcaggaggaagaggagtatgaggaggaggaggagccagAAGACACGAGACAAACGCCGGAAAATTCCACTTCAG CCGCGACAGGGGAGCAAGACAAAAAGAAGACGAGGAAGATGCACCTGAAGAGGAAGCACAGGGTGGACCCGCTGAGGACGGAGGACGGGCCGACGGAGAGCCCCACACCTCCGCCTCCTCCAG tgggATGGGCCACGCCAAAGGTTTCTAGACTGCCAAAACTAGAACCACTCGGGGACTCGAGACATTCTGGTAAAGACGTCCGTGGTGTCCGATCGTTCTTCATCCCTCactcaactttttttaaattcatgcaTTACTTCCTTTTTGTTATGTAG
- the LOC121963007 gene encoding LOW QUALITY PROTEIN: gamma-glutamylaminecyclotransferase B-like (The sequence of the model RefSeq protein was modified relative to this genomic sequence to represent the inferred CDS: deleted 2 bases in 1 codon) gives MTRVFVYGTLKKGQPNYYRMFESVNGKAEFLASARTTQKYPLVIAGKYNIPFLLNIPGKGHRVRGEIYRVDDKMLKFLDEFETVPSMYQRTEVEVQVEECVGETDGEEKLRAGSIIEAFVYSTTTYQPDWPSLPTYESYDAYGDHGLEYVTREGRD, from the exons ATGACTCGAGTCTTCGTCTACGGCACCCTGAAGAAGGGGCAGCCCAAC TACTACCGCATGTTTGAGAGCGTCAACGGCAAGGCAGAGTTCCTCGCCTCGGCCCGCACCACCCAGAAATACCCATTAGTCATCGCCGGCAAGTACAACATCCCTTTCCTCCTCAACATCCCCGGCAAAGGTCACCGAGTCCGAGGGGAGATCTACAGAGTGGACGACAAGATGCTGAAGTTCCTGGATGAGTTTGAAACGGTTCCCAGCATGTATCAGCGGACTGAGGTCGAAGTGCAGGTGGAAGAGTGCGTCGGGGAGACGGACGGGGAGGAGAAGCTGAGAGCAGGAAGCATCATAGAGGCGTTTGTGTACAGCACGACGACGTACCAGCCAGACTGGCCCTCACTGCCCACCTATGAGAGCTACGACGCGTACGGAGATCACGGGCTGGAGTACGTAACCAGAGAGGGACGGGACTGA
- the LOC121962945 gene encoding gamma-glutamylaminecyclotransferase B-like, protein MTRVFVYGTLKKGQPNHYRMFESTNGKAEFLASARTTQKYPLVIAGTHNLPFLLNIPGKGHSVRGEIYRVDDKMLKFLDEFETVPSMYQRTEVEVEVEEWVEETKKEEKPRAGSIIKAFVYSTTTYQPDWPSLPTYESYDACGNHGLKYEAKGSGLT, encoded by the coding sequence ATGACTCGAGTCTTTGTCTATGGCACCCTGAAGAAGGGGCAGCCCAACCACTACCGCATGTTTGAGAGTACCAACGGCAAGGCAGAGTTCCTCGCCTCGGCCCGCACCACCCAGAAATACCCGTTAGTCATTGCTGGTACACACAACCTCCCTTTCCTCCTCAACATCCCCGGCAAAGGTCACAGTGTCAGAGGGGAGATCTACAGAGTGGACGACAAGATGCTGAAGTTCCTGGATGAGTTTGAAACGGTTCCCAGCATGTATCAGCGGACTGAGGTCgaagtggaggtggaggagtggGTTGAGGAGAcgaagaaagaggagaagccGAGAGCAGGAAGCATCATTAAGGCGTTTGTGTACAGCACGACGACGTACCAGCCAGACTGGCCCTCGCTGCCCACCTACGAGAGCTACGATGCGTGTGGAAATCACGGGCTCAAGTATGAGGCCAAAGGGTCGGGACTGACATAG